The following coding sequences lie in one Haematobia irritans isolate KBUSLIRL chromosome 3, ASM5000362v1, whole genome shotgun sequence genomic window:
- the LOC142231153 gene encoding uncharacterized protein LOC142231153: MDFKKCLVLLLVLGTAVALPSPVTKEDKEIQELGYRLYSKLQNAQGRHADVAGLLTLIKGETTTTTVAPLPPPPPVIPPPPPALPPPPPPAAPPPPPPAPAPAPAPPCACSPPPPPPPPPPPGTGTGTGTGTAPCPGTASPAPSPSPTTATPPSTTATPPPPSGTPPPPPPPPPPPPPPPPPPASRSDDGNGEKSEHKENEAHNAHEEDDEEENGDIIHQDEEHEADGDNEDDDDEKTVLNHDDHKETSVEERKQKETKPNAPKRRQNMKQFKRRQQMRKRKRKQAMRKRNQKQKNKQKRLKKVGTKKTKKQKQKMKKHKRKMLAKKRKQKRKRMQKRRRKMKLRKQRKNKKRKQLKNRRKRKQRRRNNKKGGKPFKRNNKNRKQRVNNKQMQAANGKRQRNTTTTHPPKTENNS, from the exons atggactttaaaaaGTGCTTAGTGTTATTGTTGGTACTGGGTACAGCTGTTGCCCTGCCATCACCGG TTACCAAAGAAGACAAGGAAATACAAGAGTTGGGTTATCGGCTCTACAGTAAACTCCAAAATGCTCAAGGACGACATGCTGATGTTGCTGGATTACTCACTTTAATAAAGGGTGAAACTACGACGACAACCGTGGCACCTCTACCACCACCACCTCCTGTAATACCGCCTCCACCACCTGCATTACCACCTCCTCCACCACCAGCTGCACCTCCACCACCACCCCCTGCTCCAGCTCCAGCACCAGCTCCCCCATGTGCATGTTCGCCACCACCACCGCCACCGCCACCGCCACCACCAGGTACGGGTACGGGTACAGGCACAGGAACGGCACCATGTCCTGGTACAGCTTCCCCAGCACCTTCACCATCTCCAACAACGGCTACACCACCTTCAACAACAGCTACACCGCCTCCACCATCAGGTACCCCTCCACCACCTCCgcctccaccaccaccaccacctcctCCACCACCACCGCCAGCTTCTCGTTCCGATGACGGGAATGGAGAGAAGAGCGAACACAAGGAAAACGAAGCTCACAACGCCCACGAAGAAGATGATGAGGAAGAAAATGGAGATATTATTCATCAAGATGAGGAGCATGAGGCCGATGGTGATAACGAAGATGACGACGACGAAAAAACGGTATTGAACCATGATGATCATAAGGAAACTTCCGTTGAAGAACGAAAACAAAAGGAAACAAAACCCAATGCCCCGAAACGACGtcaaaatatgaaacaattCAAACGACGTCAACAAATGCGCAAACGTAAACGCAAGCAAGCTATGCGTAAACGtaatcaaaagcaaaaaaataaacaaaaacgccTAAAGAAAGTCGGTACAAAAAAGaccaagaaacaaaaacaaaaaatgaaaaaacacAAACGTAAAATGCTGGCCAAGAAACGTAAGCAAAAACGTAAACGTATGCAAAAACGCCGACGCAAGATGAAGTTGCGTAAACAACGTAAAAATAAGAAACGTAAACAACTTAAGAATCGTAGAAAACGCAAACAACGCCGCCGTAACAATAAAAAAGGTGGCAAGCCCTTCAAGAGGAATAACAAGAATCGCAAGCAACGCgtaaacaacaaacaaatgcAGGCGGCAAACGGAAAGCGTCAACGCAATACCACTACTACGCATCCGCCCAAGACCGAAAATAATTCGTAA